In Phormidium yuhuli AB48, one genomic interval encodes:
- a CDS encoding sensor histidine kinase, whose amino-acid sequence MLLSCPLTLSQLLAQQDCLPAIAPTGGDGLDVDHQWRAAVTALNHLLRSPSRAQSAVAGLMICAPTPVLSDGGSGEDFKTWMIHSPGGDRLGQSQACLPGASSTVSKKATAARGLSLAADDPLTQEQFALILTAEWSLVMVRGWGEGGEPLFQYSFEPELVTAAWQLLRDRLQGDEPLAEIERQWQRYPPVEPHYKMVMRFGQMLFYSATTDRQSSGASSPHGKWASFRTNFCVDVPSKAVFETPFNPQPSEAPDVELLRAMAHEVRTPLTTIRTFTKLILKRPDIPQGVRPWLEQIDRECSEQIGRFELIFKAVELETGERSPSPMHLTATSLADVVDSCIPRWQKQASRRSLKLDVLLPQQMPQVVSDPNLLDRVLTGAIDHFTCRLPVGSHIQVKVMPAGHQLKLQLKANSDSKQTPNVHTAPSFKSIGQLLNVQPETGNISLNLSATKNLFQALGGKLIVRHRPQQGEILTIFLPLN is encoded by the coding sequence GTGCTGCTATCTTGCCCATTGACCTTAAGCCAATTACTTGCTCAACAGGATTGTCTCCCGGCGATCGCCCCTACGGGGGGTGATGGTCTCGATGTGGATCATCAATGGCGCGCTGCGGTGACGGCCCTGAATCATCTGTTGCGATCGCCCTCTCGGGCCCAGTCGGCGGTGGCGGGCCTGATGATTTGCGCCCCCACCCCGGTTCTCAGTGATGGGGGATCTGGGGAGGATTTCAAAACTTGGATGATTCACTCCCCGGGGGGCGATCGCCTCGGCCAGTCTCAAGCCTGTCTCCCGGGTGCGTCTTCTACGGTTTCTAAAAAGGCGACCGCCGCTCGGGGGCTATCTTTGGCAGCCGATGACCCCCTAACCCAAGAGCAATTTGCCCTCATCCTAACGGCTGAGTGGAGTTTGGTGATGGTGCGAGGTTGGGGAGAGGGCGGAGAACCCCTCTTTCAATATTCCTTTGAACCGGAGTTGGTGACGGCGGCCTGGCAGCTACTGCGCGATCGCCTTCAAGGGGACGAACCCCTGGCTGAAATTGAACGACAGTGGCAGCGCTATCCCCCCGTTGAGCCTCACTACAAGATGGTGATGCGGTTTGGGCAAATGCTGTTCTACTCCGCCACCACGGACCGCCAGAGTTCGGGAGCCAGTTCACCTCATGGCAAGTGGGCCTCGTTCCGAACCAACTTTTGCGTGGATGTGCCCTCGAAAGCGGTGTTTGAGACGCCCTTCAACCCCCAGCCTTCAGAAGCCCCGGATGTGGAGTTATTGCGGGCTATGGCCCATGAGGTGCGGACTCCCTTGACGACCATTCGCACCTTCACCAAACTCATTTTAAAACGGCCGGATATTCCCCAAGGGGTTCGTCCTTGGCTCGAACAGATTGATCGTGAATGTAGCGAGCAGATTGGACGCTTTGAACTAATTTTTAAGGCGGTTGAGTTGGAAACGGGGGAGCGATCGCCCTCGCCCATGCACTTAACCGCCACCTCCTTAGCGGATGTGGTGGATAGCTGCATCCCGCGCTGGCAAAAGCAAGCCAGTCGTCGCAGTTTGAAGTTAGATGTATTACTGCCCCAACAGATGCCCCAAGTGGTGAGCGATCCGAATTTACTGGATCGGGTGTTAACGGGGGCGATCGACCATTTCACCTGTCGCCTACCGGTGGGGAGCCATATCCAAGTCAAGGTCATGCCGGCCGGCCATCAGTTAAAGCTGCAACTCAAAGCCAATTCAGACTCTAAACAAACCCCGAACGTACACACGGCACCGTCGTTTAAGTCCATCGGACAACTTCTCAACGTTCAACCGGAAACGGGCAATATCAGCCTCAATCTCTCGGCCACAAAGAATCTCTTTCAGGCCTTAGGGGGGAAACTCATCGTCCGCCACCGCCCCCAACAGGGGGAGATTCTGACGATTTTTCTACCCCTGAACTAA
- a CDS encoding DUF3368 domain-containing protein, with protein MIVVSDTSALSNLAIVEHLWLLEAIYQTVIIPDVVARELAVASHPTIPAILQLGWIQTQSLTNFEIANQLQQERGLDAGEANAIALAFEVSADDLLIDERLGRQEAVRLGLPIIGVLGILLVAKQRRLIPEVQSVMDALINQAGFRVSSQLYRRILDLAQEP; from the coding sequence ATGATCGTCGTCAGTGATACCTCTGCCCTATCCAATCTTGCCATTGTTGAGCATCTCTGGTTGCTAGAAGCCATTTACCAAACTGTCATTATTCCGGATGTTGTTGCTCGTGAATTAGCTGTTGCCAGCCATCCCACTATTCCAGCGATTCTGCAACTGGGCTGGATTCAAACCCAATCCCTCACCAATTTCGAGATCGCTAACCAACTGCAACAAGAACGAGGACTCGATGCTGGGGAAGCCAATGCGATTGCACTCGCATTTGAGGTATCCGCTGATGATCTGCTTATTGATGAACGTTTAGGACGACAAGAGGCGGTTCGGCTTGGACTGCCTATCATTGGTGTTCTGGGCATTTTGCTCGTTGCTAAGCAAAGACGCCTCATCCCTGAAGTTCAATCCGTTATGGATGCCTTAATTAACCAGGCTGGGTTCCGCGTCAGTTCTCAGCTATACCGGCGTATCTTAGATCTTGCTCAGGAACCTTAA
- a CDS encoding UPF0175 family protein, whose protein sequence is MKITLNLPDNLSQTETFNQSDWLREIAISLFQQERISLSCASKIAGIEVMNFQKLLADRGICVHYDVEDLEQDVQHLRDRGWL, encoded by the coding sequence ATGAAAATCACACTCAACCTACCTGATAACCTCAGCCAAACTGAAACCTTTAATCAGAGCGATTGGCTTCGAGAAATTGCCATTTCCCTGTTTCAGCAAGAGCGAATTTCCCTTAGCTGTGCCAGTAAAATTGCTGGAATCGAAGTGATGAACTTTCAAAAGCTTCTGGCAGATCGTGGTATTTGTGTTCACTACGATGTGGAAGACTTAGAGCAAGATGTTCAACACCTGCGTGACCGGGGCTGGCTATGA
- a CDS encoding thioredoxin family protein, which translates to MVRTPSTMLDLGTSAPEFALPDTVSGDVISLDSFTGKTALLVIFLCEHCPFVKHVQEELAKIGHDYADQGLGVVAISANDISTHPADAPEHLKRMAQTLGFNFPLCYDETQAVAKAYTAACTPDFFLFGGDRTLVYRGQLDDSRPGNDKPVNGKDLRAAIEQTLAGQPVPPEQKPSIGCNIKWTPGQEPEYFKN; encoded by the coding sequence ATGGTACGCACCCCCTCGACGATGCTCGATCTGGGAACCTCCGCCCCAGAATTTGCCCTCCCTGACACGGTCTCCGGGGACGTCATCAGCCTGGATTCCTTTACTGGCAAGACGGCCCTGTTGGTGATTTTCCTTTGTGAGCATTGCCCCTTTGTCAAACACGTTCAAGAGGAACTGGCTAAAATTGGTCATGATTACGCGGACCAAGGCTTAGGGGTGGTGGCCATCAGTGCCAACGATATCTCTACCCACCCCGCTGATGCCCCAGAACATCTCAAACGCATGGCCCAAACTCTAGGGTTCAACTTCCCCCTCTGTTACGACGAAACCCAAGCCGTGGCCAAAGCCTACACCGCCGCCTGTACTCCTGATTTCTTCCTTTTTGGGGGCGATCGCACACTCGTCTATCGCGGTCAACTCGATGATAGCCGCCCGGGTAATGATAAACCGGTCAATGGGAAGGATTTACGGGCTGCGATCGAACAAACCTTAGCCGGCCAACCGGTCCCCCCAGAACAAAAACCCAGCATCGGCTGCAACATTAAATGGACACCGGGGCAGGAGCCGGAGTATTTTAAGAATTAG
- a CDS encoding ATP-dependent 6-phosphofructokinase, with translation MHTPKRLGILTSGGDCPGLNAAIRAVVSHATLTYGWEVLGIPYATEGLLERKAVALNVHGLDMRGIDPMLSTGGTILGSINRGPTEAHAADIIAGYHALELDALIAIGGDGSLAILSQLARQGNWNLVGIPKTIDNDVALTECSIGFDTAVNTLVDALHKLSYTAASHDRVMVLETMGRTAGHLALRGGIAGGADVILMPEIPYSIEAVCRQISELRDRWGHKFAIVLVAEGAKTLSGESREYRDAQGEIRLRGIGEYVTDEICRCTNNGIEARVSVLGHVQRGGIPSAFDRVLASVLGKGAVDLVAQDQFAQMVVWQNGGVRSVSLGEVCARSPRLVTPEGDLVQTARALGIYVGELDVPAKVGSEDVLTH, from the coding sequence ATGCACACACCGAAACGCCTTGGAATTTTGACCAGTGGCGGTGATTGTCCTGGCCTCAATGCCGCAATCCGAGCGGTTGTCAGCCATGCCACTCTCACCTATGGCTGGGAAGTGTTGGGGATTCCCTATGCCACTGAAGGCCTCCTAGAACGTAAAGCCGTTGCCCTGAATGTCCATGGGCTAGATATGCGGGGGATTGACCCGATGTTAAGTACGGGCGGAACGATTCTGGGGTCAATCAATCGGGGTCCGACGGAGGCTCATGCAGCGGATATCATTGCCGGGTATCATGCCCTAGAATTGGATGCTTTGATTGCCATCGGGGGTGATGGAAGTTTAGCGATTTTGTCCCAGTTAGCGCGTCAGGGAAACTGGAATCTGGTTGGGATTCCCAAAACCATTGATAATGACGTGGCGTTGACGGAATGTTCGATTGGTTTTGATACGGCGGTGAATACCCTGGTGGATGCGCTCCATAAACTCAGTTATACTGCCGCGAGTCACGATCGCGTGATGGTTCTGGAAACGATGGGGCGTACGGCGGGCCATTTGGCGTTGCGAGGGGGCATTGCTGGGGGGGCTGATGTGATTCTGATGCCGGAAATTCCCTATAGTATTGAGGCGGTTTGTCGGCAAATTAGTGAGTTGCGCGATCGCTGGGGTCATAAGTTTGCCATTGTCCTAGTGGCGGAAGGGGCGAAAACCCTCTCGGGAGAGTCTCGGGAATATCGCGACGCTCAGGGAGAAATCCGCTTGCGGGGGATTGGGGAATATGTCACGGATGAGATTTGTCGTTGCACCAATAATGGCATTGAGGCTCGCGTTAGTGTTTTAGGCCATGTGCAGCGGGGGGGGATTCCCTCGGCCTTTGACCGCGTTTTGGCTTCAGTATTGGGCAAGGGAGCCGTCGATTTGGTGGCTCAGGACCAGTTCGCTCAGATGGTGGTCTGGCAAAATGGTGGTGTGCGATCGGTATCCCTCGGGGAAGTCTGCGCTCGCAGTCCCCGTTTAGTGACTCCTGAGGGAGATTTGGTGCAAACCGCTCGGGCCCTGGGAATTTATGTGGGCGAGTTGGATGTCCCAGCGAAGGTGGGTTCAGAAGATGTATTGACCCATTAA
- the bchI gene encoding magnesium chelatase ATPase subunit I: MTVTADATPMVSTQPRRRAVFPFTAIVGQEEMKLALLLNVIDPKVGGVMIMGDRGTGKSTTIRALADLLPEMEVVADDPFSSDPHNPELMSDEVRDRLAEGETLPVAKKKVTMVDLPLGATEDRVCGTIDIEKALSEGVKAFEPGLLAKANRGILYVDEVNLLDDHLVDVLLDSAASGWNTVEREGISIRHPASFVLVGSGNPEEGELRPQLLDRFGMHAEIRTVRDPELRVKIVEERSQFDRNPQDYLSQHQESQQALQERLLQAQSLLPSVEINHELRVQISQVCAELDVDGLRGDIVTNRAAKALAAFEGRTEVTLDDIRRIITLCLRHRLRKDPMETIDSGTKVEKVFSEVFGVSLDEN; encoded by the coding sequence ATGACTGTAACTGCCGACGCTACTCCGATGGTCTCCACTCAACCCCGTCGCCGAGCCGTATTCCCCTTTACGGCGATTGTGGGACAAGAGGAAATGAAACTTGCTCTGTTGCTCAATGTCATTGACCCAAAGGTGGGTGGGGTGATGATTATGGGCGATCGCGGAACGGGAAAATCCACCACAATTCGGGCGTTGGCGGACTTACTCCCGGAAATGGAGGTGGTGGCCGATGACCCCTTTAGTAGTGACCCTCATAATCCTGAATTGATGAGTGATGAGGTGCGCGATCGCTTGGCCGAGGGGGAAACACTCCCGGTGGCGAAGAAAAAAGTGACGATGGTGGATTTACCCCTGGGGGCGACGGAAGACCGGGTTTGTGGCACCATCGATATTGAAAAAGCTCTTTCGGAAGGGGTGAAAGCCTTTGAACCGGGATTGCTGGCTAAGGCCAATCGCGGCATTCTCTATGTGGATGAGGTGAATTTGCTGGATGACCACCTGGTGGATGTTCTGTTGGACTCCGCTGCTTCGGGTTGGAATACGGTGGAACGGGAAGGGATTTCGATCCGCCACCCGGCGAGTTTTGTCTTGGTGGGGTCCGGGAACCCGGAGGAAGGGGAGTTACGACCCCAGTTGTTGGACCGGTTTGGGATGCACGCCGAGATTCGCACCGTGCGGGACCCGGAGTTACGGGTGAAAATTGTTGAGGAGCGATCGCAGTTCGATCGCAATCCCCAGGATTACCTCAGTCAGCATCAGGAAAGCCAACAGGCCTTACAGGAGAGGTTGCTGCAAGCCCAAAGTCTGTTACCTTCGGTGGAGATTAACCATGAGTTGCGGGTGCAGATTTCTCAAGTCTGTGCTGAGTTGGATGTGGACGGACTGCGGGGGGATATTGTCACGAACCGCGCGGCGAAAGCTTTAGCGGCGTTTGAGGGACGTACGGAGGTCACTCTGGACGATATCCGCCGCATTATTACCCTCTGTCTGCGTCACCGTCTCCGGAAAGACCCCATGGAAACCATTGATTCAGGAACTAAGGTGGAGAAGGTGTTTTCTGAGGTGTTCGGGGTTTCTCTGGATGAGAATTAA
- the ruvC gene encoding crossover junction endodeoxyribonuclease RuvC, translating into MTAKVRILGLDPGLARLGFGAIMVEDDRPKPLDFGIIQTPAKQPIGDRLQTIYEDLHALCEQFSPELVVVEKLFFYRMSNLISVAQARGVILLVLAQHRLPLVELTPGQVKQSLTGYGNASKLEVQEAVARELDLDEIPKPDDAADALAVAIAGSFFASS; encoded by the coding sequence ATGACGGCCAAAGTGCGTATCTTGGGACTCGATCCGGGGTTAGCACGTTTGGGGTTTGGGGCGATCATGGTTGAGGATGATCGCCCTAAACCTCTTGATTTTGGTATTATCCAGACGCCGGCCAAACAGCCGATTGGCGATCGCCTCCAGACGATTTATGAGGATTTACATGCTCTATGTGAGCAGTTTTCCCCGGAATTGGTGGTGGTGGAGAAGCTGTTTTTCTATCGCATGAGTAATCTGATTTCTGTGGCCCAGGCCCGAGGGGTGATTCTCTTGGTGTTAGCTCAACATCGATTACCCTTAGTGGAACTGACGCCGGGACAGGTGAAACAGTCGTTAACTGGCTATGGGAATGCGTCTAAGTTGGAGGTGCAGGAGGCGGTGGCCCGGGAGTTAGATTTGGATGAGATTCCTAAACCCGATGATGCGGCGGATGCTCTGGCGGTGGCGATCGCTGGCTCGTTTTTTGCTTCGAGTTGA
- the uvrB gene encoding excinuclease ABC subunit UvrB has translation MTSFRFTSPFKATGDQPQAITQLSQGLQQNNRFQTLLGATGTGKTYTMARVIENLGKPTLVLAHNKTLAAQLCNELRGFFPDNAVEYFVSYYDYYQPEAYIPVTDTYIEKTASINDEIDMLRHSATRSLFERRDVIVVASISCIYGLGIPSEYLKASILFEVGQEIDQRQLLRDLVTIQYQRNDLEMGRGKFRVKGDVVEIGPAYEDRLIRIEFFGDEIDAIRYIDPVTGEVIYSVNHLRVYPARHFVTPGDRLEIACDAIESELDRQLDVLEKAGKLLEAQRLAQRTRYDLDMLREVGYTNGVENYSRHLAGRDAGQPPECLVDYFPQDWLLVVDESHVTVPQIRGMYNGDQARKRILIDHGFRLPSAADNRPLKADEFWQKVRQCVFVSATPGNWELEISEGDVVEQIIRPTGVVDPEIFVRPTEGQVDDLLGELRDRISRKERTLVTTLTKRMAEDLTEYFQERGVLVRYLHSDINSIERIEILQSLRQGEFDVLIGVNLLREGLDLPEVSLVAILDADKEGFLRAERSLIQTIGRAARHVRGQAILYADNLTKSMEKAISETQRRREIQLEYNEKHGITPRSIVKTIDNSILSFLEISRRLNRQQLETAYEQVDEIPLSQIPELIQQLELEMQEAAKTLEFETAARLRDRIKHLRDKLVGR, from the coding sequence ATGACATCTTTCCGGTTTACCTCTCCCTTTAAAGCCACCGGCGACCAACCTCAAGCCATTACTCAACTCAGCCAGGGGTTACAACAAAATAACCGCTTCCAAACCTTACTCGGGGCAACGGGAACGGGAAAAACCTACACCATGGCCCGAGTCATTGAAAATCTCGGCAAGCCCACCCTCGTTCTAGCCCATAATAAAACCCTAGCGGCGCAACTTTGTAATGAGTTGCGGGGCTTCTTTCCCGACAACGCCGTTGAGTATTTTGTCAGTTATTACGATTACTATCAGCCCGAAGCCTATATCCCCGTCACCGATACCTATATTGAGAAAACCGCCTCAATTAACGATGAGATTGATATGTTGCGCCATTCCGCGACGCGCTCTTTATTTGAACGACGGGATGTGATTGTAGTCGCCTCCATTAGTTGTATTTATGGACTGGGGATTCCTAGCGAATATCTGAAAGCCTCGATTCTCTTTGAGGTCGGACAAGAAATTGACCAGCGGCAATTGTTGCGGGATTTGGTTACCATTCAATATCAGCGCAATGATTTGGAAATGGGACGGGGGAAGTTTCGGGTGAAAGGGGATGTGGTGGAAATTGGCCCGGCTTATGAAGACCGGTTGATTCGGATTGAGTTTTTTGGGGATGAAATTGATGCCATTCGCTATATTGACCCGGTGACGGGAGAGGTGATTTATAGTGTAAATCACTTGCGAGTTTATCCAGCCCGCCACTTTGTCACGCCGGGCGATCGCCTCGAAATTGCCTGTGATGCCATTGAATCGGAACTGGATAGGCAACTAGATGTCCTTGAAAAAGCCGGAAAACTCCTAGAAGCCCAACGCTTAGCCCAACGCACCCGCTATGACTTAGATATGTTGCGGGAAGTGGGATATACCAATGGAGTGGAGAATTACTCGCGACATTTAGCGGGACGAGATGCGGGACAACCGCCGGAATGTTTAGTGGATTATTTCCCCCAGGATTGGTTGTTAGTCGTCGATGAGTCTCACGTCACCGTTCCCCAAATTCGGGGAATGTACAATGGCGACCAAGCGAGAAAACGGATTTTGATTGACCACGGCTTTCGCCTTCCCAGTGCGGCGGATAATCGTCCCTTGAAAGCGGATGAGTTTTGGCAGAAAGTTCGTCAATGTGTGTTCGTCTCGGCAACTCCCGGAAATTGGGAACTTGAGATATCTGAGGGAGACGTGGTTGAGCAAATTATTCGCCCGACGGGAGTGGTTGACCCGGAAATCTTTGTCCGACCGACGGAGGGCCAGGTGGATGATTTGTTGGGAGAACTTCGCGATCGCATCTCCCGCAAAGAACGCACTCTGGTGACAACGCTCACCAAACGCATGGCGGAAGATTTAACGGAATACTTCCAAGAGCGGGGGGTGTTAGTGCGGTATCTCCATTCTGATATCAACTCCATTGAACGAATTGAAATTTTGCAATCGTTGCGTCAGGGCGAGTTTGATGTCTTGATTGGGGTGAATCTGTTGCGAGAGGGATTGGATTTGCCGGAAGTGTCTCTGGTGGCGATTTTAGATGCCGATAAAGAGGGTTTTTTGCGGGCCGAGCGATCGCTGATTCAAACCATTGGCCGCGCCGCTCGTCATGTTCGCGGACAAGCGATTCTCTATGCAGATAATCTCACCAAAAGTATGGAGAAGGCAATTTCGGAAACTCAGCGGCGACGGGAGATTCAGTTAGAGTATAATGAGAAACATGGGATTACGCCCAGGTCGATTGTCAAAACCATTGATAACTCCATTCTCTCCTTTTTAGAGATTTCCCGCCGGCTGAATCGGCAACAATTGGAAACGGCCTATGAACAGGTGGATGAGATTCCCTTATCCCAGATTCCGGAACTGATTCAACAACTTGAACTGGAGATGCAGGAAGCGGCGAAAACTTTGGAGTTTGAGACGGCGGCCCGGTTGCGCGATCGCATTAAACACCTGCGAGATAAACTGGTTGGACGGTAG
- a CDS encoding Uma2 family endonuclease, which yields MNSVTLNTDAFHLDDEQFFQLCQDNPDLRFERNPNGTLIIMPPTGGETGRRNFELAVELGVWNRQTQLGIAFDSSTGFKLPNRANRSPDAAWIPRERWEGLTAEEKQGFLPLCPDFVVELRSRTDSLTRLEDKMQDYIENGTRLAWLIDPSSQTVQIYRPQQPVEVANSPSTLSGEGVLPGFVLNCDRLW from the coding sequence ATGAACAGCGTAACTCTAAATACAGACGCATTCCATCTCGATGACGAGCAGTTTTTCCAACTCTGTCAGGATAACCCCGATTTACGGTTTGAACGCAACCCTAACGGAACTCTGATTATTATGCCTCCGACGGGTGGTGAAACGGGACGTCGTAATTTTGAACTCGCCGTTGAGTTGGGAGTGTGGAACCGTCAGACGCAATTGGGAATCGCCTTCGACTCCTCAACAGGGTTCAAACTCCCCAATAGGGCCAACCGTTCGCCGGATGCGGCCTGGATTCCTCGGGAACGCTGGGAGGGGTTGACGGCTGAGGAGAAACAGGGATTTTTGCCCCTTTGTCCCGATTTTGTCGTGGAATTGCGATCGCGGACAGATTCTTTAACCCGGTTAGAGGATAAAATGCAAGACTATATTGAGAATGGGACTCGGTTGGCATGGCTAATTGACCCAAGTTCTCAAACCGTCCAGATTTATCGTCCTCAGCAACCGGTGGAAGTAGCGAACTCTCCCTCAACCCTATCTGGGGAAGGAGTTTTGCCGGGATTTGTCTTGAACTGCGATCGCCTATGGTAG
- a CDS encoding Uma2 family endonuclease, producing MNSLTLNMDALHLDDERFFQLCQDNPDLRFERNPNGTLIIMPPTGGETGYRNARIVQQLLNWCDATDSGVVFDSSTGFKLPNGANRSPDAAWIPRERWEGLTAEEKQGFLPLCPDFVVELRSQTDSLSRLEDKMQDYIENGTRLAWLIDPSSQTVQIYRPQQPVDVANSPSQLSGEGVLPGFVLNCDRLWL from the coding sequence ATGAATAGCTTAACGCTAAATATGGACGCTCTCCATCTCGATGATGAGCGGTTTTTCCAACTCTGTCAGGATAACCCTGATTTACGGTTTGAACGCAACCCTAACGGAACTCTGATTATTATGCCTCCGACGGGTGGGGAAACGGGATATCGTAACGCCCGGATTGTTCAACAACTCCTCAATTGGTGTGATGCGACGGATTCGGGGGTGGTGTTTGACTCCTCAACGGGGTTCAAACTCCCTAATGGGGCCAACCGTTCGCCGGATGCGGCCTGGATTCCCCGGGAACGCTGGGAGGGGTTGACGGCTGAGGAGAAACAGGGGTTTTTGCCCCTTTGTCCCGATTTTGTCGTGGAATTGCGATCGCAGACGGATTCTTTAAGCCGGTTAGAGGATAAAATGCAAGATTATATTGAGAATGGGACTCGGTTGGCATGGCTAATTGACCCAAGTTCTCAAACCGTCCAGATTTATCGTCCTCAGCAACCGGTGGACGTAGCAAACTCTCCCTCACAACTCTCTGGAGAAGGGGTTTTGCCGGGATTTGTCTTGAACTGCGATCGCCTGTGGCTATGA
- a CDS encoding glutaredoxin family protein: MQLILFSKPDCHLCEGLQEKLEQIESVSLEIRDITQNEEWFQRYQYEVPVLFAVDASGGEHPIPRPSPRSNVAQLQQMLQKYESPSG; this comes from the coding sequence ATGCAATTGATTCTTTTCAGCAAACCCGACTGTCATCTCTGCGAAGGCTTACAGGAAAAACTCGAACAAATCGAGTCTGTCTCCCTAGAAATCCGGGATATCACCCAAAACGAGGAGTGGTTTCAACGCTATCAATATGAGGTTCCCGTCTTGTTCGCGGTGGATGCGTCTGGGGGAGAACATCCCATCCCCCGTCCCTCTCCCCGGTCGAATGTGGCACAATTGCAGCAGATGTTACAGAAGTATGAGTCCCCCTCCGGCTAA
- a CDS encoding UDP-N-acetylmuramoyl-L-alanyl-D-glutamate--2,6-diaminopimelate ligase, producing MKLRELLAAIPNLNSLPEHPSLEMEIKGLSTNSHACQRGDVFIGMPGTRVDGGEFWPGAMKAGAVAAIVSEAVLQKYPAQSGECVIAVPDVTKACGYLSSCFYGYPGHHLSLVGVTGTNGKTTTTHLIEFLLREAGKSTALFGTLYARWQGFEQVATHTTPFSIHLQDQLAQARNAGAEVGVMEVSSHALAQSRVLGCEFEVAAFTNLTQDHLDYHENMDEYFAAKALLFSPQYLKGQAVVNVADAYGQLLADQIPAERVWTYACEKTSADLYTENLTYTPTGVSGTLQSPQGSAAFSLPLVGEYNIENMLAAVGVVLHLGVALEDVVAALPRFPGVPGRMERVQVSPGQDISVIVDYAHTPDSLENLLQAARPFIPGRMLCVFGCGGDRDRTKRPLMGGIAARLADVAIVTSDNPRTENPDRIIQDILQGIPGISNPWVIPDRAEAIRRAILEAKPGDGVLIAGKGHEDYQILGTEKVHFDDREQAREGLQQRLSSTD from the coding sequence ATGAAACTCCGTGAACTTCTCGCTGCAATTCCCAATCTAAACAGCCTCCCCGAACATCCTTCCTTAGAGATGGAAATTAAGGGACTCAGTACCAATTCCCATGCTTGTCAGAGGGGAGATGTATTCATTGGAATGCCGGGAACGCGGGTAGATGGGGGTGAGTTTTGGCCCGGGGCCATGAAAGCCGGGGCCGTAGCCGCGATTGTTTCAGAAGCGGTGTTGCAGAAGTATCCGGCCCAGTCGGGGGAATGTGTGATTGCGGTTCCTGATGTGACGAAGGCTTGCGGCTATCTCTCCAGTTGCTTTTACGGCTATCCGGGACACCACTTGTCCCTGGTGGGGGTGACGGGAACCAATGGCAAAACTACCACCACCCATTTAATTGAGTTTTTGTTGCGGGAAGCTGGCAAATCGACGGCCTTGTTTGGGACCCTATACGCCCGCTGGCAGGGCTTTGAACAGGTGGCAACTCATACAACCCCGTTTTCGATCCATTTACAAGACCAACTCGCTCAAGCCCGAAATGCCGGGGCTGAGGTGGGGGTCATGGAAGTCAGTTCTCATGCCTTGGCCCAGTCGCGGGTGTTGGGTTGTGAGTTTGAGGTGGCGGCGTTTACCAATTTGACCCAAGACCATCTGGATTATCATGAGAATATGGATGAGTATTTTGCCGCTAAGGCCTTGTTGTTTTCGCCTCAGTATTTGAAAGGACAGGCGGTGGTGAATGTGGCCGATGCCTATGGACAATTGTTAGCGGATCAGATTCCGGCTGAGCGCGTTTGGACTTATGCTTGTGAGAAAACATCGGCGGATTTGTATACGGAGAATCTCACCTATACGCCGACGGGAGTCTCGGGAACCCTTCAGTCGCCTCAAGGGTCGGCGGCCTTTAGTTTGCCGTTGGTGGGTGAGTATAATATAGAGAATATGTTGGCCGCTGTGGGGGTTGTGCTTCATCTGGGGGTGGCCTTGGAGGATGTGGTGGCGGCGTTACCTCGTTTTCCGGGGGTTCCGGGGCGAATGGAACGGGTACAGGTGTCGCCTGGGCAGGATATTAGTGTGATTGTGGATTACGCCCATACTCCCGATAGTTTGGAGAATTTGTTGCAGGCGGCCCGGCCGTTTATTCCGGGGCGAATGCTTTGTGTGTTTGGCTGTGGGGGCGATCGCGATCGCACGAAACGGCCCTTGATGGGAGGGATTGCGGCCCGATTGGCGGATGTGGCGATCGTGACCTCAGATAATCCTCGGACTGAGAATCCTGATCGCATTATTCAGGATATTTTACAGGGGATTCCTGGAATTAGTAATCCCTGGGTCATTCCTGATCGCGCTGAAGCCATCCGTCGAGCGATTTTAGAGGCAAAACCGGGGGATGGAGTCTTAATTGCGGGGAAAGGCCATGAAGATTATCAGATTTTAGGGACTGAAAAAGTCCATTTTGATGACCGAGAACAAGCACGGGAGGGACTTCAACAACGTCTGTCCTCAACCGATTAA